The following coding sequences lie in one Numenius arquata unplaced genomic scaffold, bNumArq3.hap1.1 HAP1_SCAFFOLD_893, whole genome shotgun sequence genomic window:
- the LOC141478660 gene encoding olfactory receptor 14A16-like, which yields MALIVLRKFSPTLPLSFPLCSVIDAQRQEMSNNSSITRFLLLTFADTRELQLLHFWLFLGIYLAALLGNALIITTIACDHHLHTPMYFFLLNLSVLDLGSISTTVPKAMANSLWDTRVISFAGCFAQLFLFVFFISAEFSLLTIMAYNRYVAICKPLHYGTLLGSRACVHMAAAAWGSVFLYALLHTASTFSLPLCQGNAVDQFFCEIPQILKLSCSDSYLREVWLLVVSVCLAFGCFVFIVVSYVQIFRAVLRIPSEQGRHKAFSMCLPHLAVVSLFITTGMVAYPKPASISSPSLNLFLSFQYSVVPPVLNPLIYSLRNKELNDALGKLMTASFSEAAVKFPSSFAHHS from the coding sequence ATGGCTTTGATTGTGCTCAGAAAATTCTCCCCAACCTTGCCactgtcctttcctctttgttcagTGATCGATGCCCAGAGGCAGGAGATGTCCAACAACAGCTCCATCACCCGGTTCCTCCTCCTGAcgtttgcagacacacgggagctgcagctcttgcacttctggctcttcctgggcatctacctggctgccctcctgggaaacgcactcatcatcaccaccatcgcctgtgaccaccacctccacacccccatgtacttcttcctcctcaacctctctgtccttgacctgggctccatctccaccaccgtccccaaagccatggccaactccctctgggacaccagggtcaTCTCCTTTGCAGGATGTTTTGCCCAgctctttctgtttgtctttttcatttcagcagagttttctctccTCACCATCATGGCCTACAACCGCTATGTGGCCATCTGCAagcccctgcactacgggaccctcctgggcagcagagcttgtgtccacatggcagcagctgcctggggcagtgttttTCTCtacgctctcctgcacacggccagtacattttcactacccctctgccagggcaatgctgtggaccagttcttctgtgaaatcccccagatcctcaagctctcctgctcagactcctacctcagggaagtgtggcttcttgtggtcagtgtctgtttagcatttggttgttttgttttcattgtggtgtcctatgtgcagatcttcagggccgtgctgaggatcccctctgagcagggacggcacaaagccttttccatgtgcctccctcacctggccgtggtctccctgtttatcaccaCTGGCATGGTTGCCTACCCAAAGCCcgcctccatctcctccccatccctgaaccTGTTCCTATCATTtcagtactcagtggtgcctccagtactgaaccccctcatctacagcctgaggaacaaggagctcaatgATGCCCTAGGGAAACTGATGACTGCTtccttctcagaagcagcagtgaaattccCATCTTCTTTTGCACATCACTCGTGA
- the LOC141478659 gene encoding olfactory receptor 14C36-like, translating into MALIVLRKFSPTLPLSFPLCSVIDAQRQEMSNSSSITGFLLLTFADTRERQLLHFWLFLGIYLAALLGNALIITTIASDHYLHTPMYFFLRNLSLIDLGCISTTVPKAMANSLWDTRAISYAGCVTQLVLFVFFISAEFSLLTIMAYDRYVAICKPLHYGTLLGSRACVHMAAAAWGSVFLYTVLHTANTFTLPLCQGNAVDQFFCEIPQILKLSCSDTYLREAGLLVVSACLAFGCFVFIVVSYVQIFRAVLRIPSEQGRHKAFSTCLPHLAVVSLFISTGMVAYPKPPSISSPSLNLFL; encoded by the coding sequence ATGGCTTTGATTGTGCTCAGAAAATTCTCCCCAACCTTGCCactgtcctttcctctttgttcagTGATCGATGCCCAGAGACAGgagatgtccaacagcagctccatcaccggGTTCCTCCTCCTGAcgtttgcagacacacgggagcggcagctcttgcacttctggctcttcctgggcatctacctggctgccctcctgggaaacgcactcatcatcaccaccatcgcctcTGACCActacctccacacccccatgtacttcttcctccgcAACCTCTCCCTCATTGacctgggctgcatctccaccactgtccccaaagccatggccaactccctctgggacaccagggccatctcctatgcAGGATGTGTTACCCAGCTcgttctgtttgtctttttcatttcagcggagttttctctcctcaccatcatggcctatgaccgctacgtggccatctgcaagcccctgcactacgggaccctcctgggcagcagagcttgtgtccacatggcagcagctgcctggggcagtgttttcctctacactgtgctgcacacggccaatacatttaccttacccctctgccagggcaatgctgtggaccagttcttctgtgaaatcccccagatcctcaagctctcctgctcagacacctacctcagggaagctgggcttcttgtggtcagtgcctgtttagcatttggttgttttgttttcattgtggtgtcctatgtgcagatcttcagggccgtgctgaggatcccctctgagcagggacggcacaaagccttttccacgtgcctccctcacctggccgtggtctccctgtttatcagcactggcaTGGTTGCCTACccaaagcccccctccatctcctccccatccctgaaccTGTTCCTATAA